In the Chaetodon trifascialis isolate fChaTrf1 chromosome 15, fChaTrf1.hap1, whole genome shotgun sequence genome, TTCAGCTCGATGACGTCGTCTTCGTCTGCGGACGGGAGGTTCTGGCGGCGTCTCGTCCTCCTGTTCTGAGGTTCAGGAGACAGGAGGGAGTTCACCGCCCGGAGCTTTCTGTCGATCTCACTgagggacacaaacacaccaggaGTCAACTGTCCACGTCCACATCCAGCTCAGCTGTTCACCGCGCTCACGCTTCAcctccctgcagctccagctccaacCGGCTGCTTACTGACAGTTTCACTGCGTTCAGCGTCGACGCCTGAGTGACACTTCAGCTACTTTCATCTCCAACTCTTTAGCTCACAGTTCAGTGCTCACAAACTGTTTTCAGGgaataaactggaaacaaaaatgttttcaacagTGACACTTGGACCGACTTGAACAGCTCTGACACTTCACATCCTTCAGAGCTTCAGCTTTAACtgacacttcagctgctttcagtgccTCAACGCCTCCCAACCAGaattcattcagtgtttcaggAGGCAGTGAGGCAAATTAAATCagaaaattcaaaaataaaatggaataaaataccaaaaacaaagagataaaaacaacaacactgcagaTGCAACATGTTGGAAATAAAAGTGTGCATTAGTGAAAACGTGGCCTGAAAGATGTTTGCAGTAGTACTGAGTACTGACAGAGTACACATCATGCCTTCATTTCAAGCAtgacacaaagtgcttcataaaACAACCCGCTGAACTGAGCCCAGAATCCAGACTCACCTGATCTTCCGCCTCACCTGTCTGGACTGTTTCTGGACCAGACtgtctggaggtggaggagacggAGAGCGGATGTCTTCTCTGAAATAAAGGCAGCGagaaaagagaacaaacacGTTCGTGCTTCATGAATCTGAGGAGACCTGAGCCGACTGTTTGAAGGTGAACTGGTCCAACCATCCACTTTCTACACAACGCTCATTTCAGATTCGATGGCTGAATCAGCTCTCTGATCTCGACATGAGCTTCACAACTTACacatctgttttcttctttgtgtcttcTGGCTCATCTTCCTCAGAGTCACTGAGGAGGACGATGCTTGATGACGGTCGTTGAGGCGCCTGCGGCCACAAAGTCTCGTCTGCACTGTCGTCtgttcacagacacaaacatcagttcacatcagaaaaaaataaataaacgtCAGCTGAGTTTTTCCCTGATAAAGACGTACCTGAGCTTTTCTTCTCAGTGAATGTCGCTGCCATCGGTttcagctgcaggctgctgctcacCTGAACACAAAACCACTCAGGTGACTGACaatataattaaataataagCTTTAATAAACTTTAATAAAAAAGAGACGTTTTGAGATGTTTCTGTGGCCTCTGACGAGTCCGACTGTGAAAGCAGACTTTTACGAATCAGAGCTGCACAAAAGTCTTCCTCGCTGTTTTGGAGTCAGCCTTTACCTTGTTGGAGTACACGGGCACCGGGATGATCGCCGAGGGGTCGAGGATGCGACGACGTTTGGGTGGCGGCTTCACAGCCTGCACCTCACTGTCAAACACCTGGGGACGAGAcagaggctgagctgagctgctctctgctcatgGACATCATTTCAATGAGGAACGGAAGGAGCAGTGAGGTGGAAATCAGATGATGATGACCGAATAAAGTGTTGACATGAGACAAGTTTCTGATATCTATTTTTGGGTAAATCATATTAATtgagtaataaaaaaaagtaaccTTTAGAAGAACAGATAAATGAGTCATTAGATGAACTGACTTAACCTCGAAAGAACTGTCTGATTGGTGGATcgtagaaaataataataagatgcAGACATCAACAAAGGGCCACGTAGAGAGGGTTTTTGGTCAAAACACTTGCGGCAGGGACGCGGCACGACGCGTCTGCCGCAGCGCCGCACGTCAATTAAAATGAGCTGCAATCCGCGCGCGTCAAACCGCATCTGTTCCCTCCGCTGCCCTCAAACAGgtaaaaactgcagaaaactgTTTAAAGAACGAGACCAATCCGTTTAAAATGATCATAATAACCACTTCACCGTATGAGAGGaacattaacacacagacacacacacacacacacacgcgcacgcacgcacgcacacatccTGCCGTGTCAACGCGTTAAACTCCTCTCAGGAAAGTTAGCATCAGCACTGATCTGCTCACATCCGCCATCACACTAAATCTGCTCATGAAACGTTGAAAGGGGGGCGATAAGGACGCACACTGTGTGCAAACTAAAACTGAAACTCTGGAAACAGTTGATGAAAGCAGCTCCGTTTTCAGGGACCTCAAACTGCTCACAACGCGCAGAAACAGCTCCGTGTTCACAGACACTGGAGTCCGTGTGGACCAGTTCACAAGAGCAGGTCTCAAGAAACCTAAGAGCAGCACCACAAGAGGACAAGAAACCGTGCCGTCCCGAGCTGACCCGTTTTTAACGGCCGGCGCTCGGATTGACGTTAACTGACGTTAAGCTAACGGTAAGCTAACATGAAGCTAAAGTTAACCTCCGCCCGTGCTCAAGCTAGAGTAGTTTATTCGCTGTTGGAGGTTTAATCTGCTTTCTGTGACTTCAAACACAACTGTTTACTCCTCGTATTTTGTAACATCATTCACCCATGAAATAGTTTTTGACCGATAAAAGCAGCTGGTCTGTCAAACACTCACCGCTTCAGCCATGTTTCATTTACGCGCCGTACTGCTGCATTCAGGTACTGTGGGATTTAACGCCGCCGTTCAGTAGAGATCTTTTTCTACTGCGCACCGTGAGTCACGAGTGGCGgttctgctgccttcaggtaCCGTGGGATATAACAGAGTGACTCATGAGCGCAGTTTCCAATGGGAAAAGTCTAGAAAGCGCACGTTCGTCTCCACACGTCAGGTTGTTGTAGCGAGGGTCAACCTGCACAAGATCCCGGTGAAAATTCAACAAACCTCCCTAAAGAAAAAAGACTgttcaagaaaacaaacaaactgacatgaCTGTACTGTAATTTGGTCTGGcttgaaatacaaaataaaatcaacaaatatATACTATTTTATGTCATGACTATTGGTCCCCGGGGGTGAATTTAGCTTCCCagtatatccatccatccatccatccatccatccatccatccatccatccatccatccatccatccatccatccatccattttctataccggctatccctttcggggttgcgggggggctggaggcTACTGTCAAGGGGCTGTCAAGGGGCGAGAGGCTGGGTACACCCCTCAACAATCAACAcccagttgatcgcagggcgACATACAGagatcccctctgagcttcaactttgacctcggtacctccaggagcagctgatcagccgacctgaggcaccgagcaggagcgtaaagatgaagcagctcagagaggtaaggcggggcgagaccatttaaagattaaaaaacaaataaaagaatcttaaagtgaactctaaaatgcacaggcagccagtggagggaggccaggacgGCGTTATGTGTTCCCCCTGACGTGGTCCAgtcaggagacgagcagcagcgttctggaccaaccggagacgtgagagggaagactggctgactccagAATAAAGGCCGTTACAGTAATCAGCCGAGAAGTAACAAAGGCATgaatcactgtttcaaagtgctgactttggagaataggcttcacctttgccaactgcctgagatggaagaagctttatttgaccactgcacttatctgacgtccaatttaaaatcaccgtccatcttaaaacccaggtttgagactgttggcttcaCATATAGAGCCAAGGGGCCCAAATCAACAGGGGGGGTTTCACGGGGGCCACTGGGTCCAAACATCAACAcctccattttattttcattaaaatttaaaaagttcagggccatccaggctttgatgtcgtcaagacataacagaagcatgttttttcttcagtggcacatatatctgactgtcatcagcatagCAGCCATGTTTTCTCAGGATGGAACCCAGAGGaagtaaatacaatgaaaagagcagggGGCCTAAAACTgagccctgtggaaccccatacaggagagcagcagaggaagattcagaaccagcagtgttcacacacatctgtctgcCAGATATGACTTAAACCATTCCAGTGCACTACCACAGATGCCCACTAGATGCTGCAGCCGAGATACTAAAATATTGTGGTCcactgtgtcaaaggcagcagttaGGTCCAGCAAGACAAGAATCACACAGTCACCTGAATCACTAGCCTGGAGGATGTCATTGAAGACCCTGAGTACCCTGATTCTGTGCTATGTAGAGctttaaaaccagactggaagacCTCAAGAATATCATGTTCatccagaaaacacttcagctgagcGTAGACAAGCTTTCTCTAggatttttgaaataaaaggcagcttGGAGATGGGCCTGAAATTAGCCACTATCGCAGGGTCAAGACCAGGTTTCTTCAGCAGGGGTTGCACTACTGCGTGTTTAAAACTTCTGGGGACAACACCAGAagacaagctgctgttaatAATGGTAAGGACCAACTGCCCTATACtggggaaaacctctttaaagaaatgaggagggaCAGCATCGTGAGGGGAGCCTGATGGCTTAATATGGCTGACCAGATCCTCTAAATATGACAGAGTCACAGGTTCAAACTTATCAAACACAGCCGGGcagggaacagacacagaggggtcagatgcaggagctgagatgagagcccTTGTGCTAACAActttatcaatgaaaaagtgcaggaagttaTTGCACAGTTCAGGGGATGCTTCAATACCAACAGACTGTGGGGCATTTAAAACAGAGTCGATGGTTTTGAATAACACATGTGGGTTATGGCGATTGCACACAATGATGTCTGACAGGtgttctgttttggtctctttgacAATGTTCTGGTACTGGCGCCAGCAGTCCTTTAAGATTTGAAGTGAGACCCGCAGCTTGTCCTTCTTCCACCTGCGTTCAGCTTTACGGCACTCCCATCTAGCTGCACCAGTCCTGTCATTTAACCAAGGCTCAGGTTTAGCTTTAGGCTGCCTAGTTTTTAATGGAGGCACAGAGTCCAGAATGGCTTTACAGGAGGAGTGAAACCAAGAGCTGAGCTCCTCTGTATCAGGGGGAGTCGAGTCAGAGGGAACACAGAGCTGGTCAAAAGCAGTGTACTCACACCgaagggcaatttagagtcaccaattaacctaatgagcatgtttttggtctgtgagatTAAGCTGGAGTGAGCaagaacccacacatgcaaacttcacacagaaaggcccgacccgggaatcgaaccggcgaccttcttgcagCGAGGCACACACACCGTGCTGCGCCACGGTGCAGCCCTTCCCAGTATATACTGTCATTAAAACGATCTCCATTTTTACCagctgatgaacacatgaatgcatcaataacTGCTCGTGTTTGTAATGTTTGAATGCAGAAcaatctgtgttttcacagaaaTCTCACACGAAAGTGAATCTAATCTCATAACGTGGCTGATTCCAGTGCTGAAGCTGTAAAAGTgcccagagaagaagagacaatCAGCGTTTTTCAGTCTGGTCTTTAGTTTCACACAACAGTCATGAACACTTGACATGTAAAATAAGCAGAATACTCggacagcagctctctgctgctccagctcagctgctgtgttccaGGTCAACGCTGCATATCTACAGTACACTGAGGTGTTCATGGAGCCGTGTCACCTCAGACGTGAGCAGCTCCTGTCTGATGCATTGTGGGACAGTACGCATCATCAGCTCACTCAAAAAGACGTCTGCTCAGGGACGTCGATGATGGATCAATACAAACGGTGAACTCGCTCCAAATGCTCTGAAACACAAACCCGACAGCCTCGTTCGACTTCGACAAATGTTTCTGAACATATTTTCATACAAAAATGGAAATCAGCGtcttttcaaataaaaatctCCCAAACAGGCTTCTTCTCTGTCCGTGTGATCCTAAAATGCCGCCGTCAGTCActtcttcttgttctctttGCAGGCGACCACGTATCTCTGAGCCACGTTCAGCGGCGGCGAGTAGCCGTCAGCGTACGACGTGTCCTCGAACAGCACCGAGTAGTCGTCCTGCggctgcaaacaaacacaagctgagGTTAGTTTGGAGGAAACGGTGACGAGGAACAGCTCGACTGTGCCGGTCACTGCATAAATGTCGGACAAACCAAGATGGCGCTGCCCGGCGGAGCCATGTGTTCTGTCCACCGCggtgacagaaacacacttcctgtctgactgaaCGATGGTCACACTCAGTGATTAGAAACCTCGTTAGCGTTCGTCGAGTGCACGTCACCTCGTCTCATTTGACCTTTTGCATCAGAGACCTGTGACGTCACAGCAGATGCCATCACGTGTCAGCGAGTGCTGAGCGCCTCACCCTGTGCGGCGGCGTGTGGATCAGGGCCCGGTAGAAGCAGGTGGTCTGGGGGTAGAGGGCCAGCACCAGCTGGTCCTTGCTGAACAGGGCCTCGGGGTCCGTCTCTGGGTTGGCCTTCCACTGAGGCAGAGGGATGATTCGCCGCCTGCTCAGAGTGTGTCTCCTGAtaacgcacacagacacacacaaacacacactttactgACACGTGTGGGCGACCAGGTCTGGAGAAGCTTCAGAGACGACGGAGGTGGGAGCttgaagacagagaagaagacgtGCTGGTGGGAGACATGAAGCGGCTGAAGGAAACTCACTCTTTGCCTTCTTCGTCGATGTCGTCCACTTCATACCTGGAGGGAGACATGAGGACACGTCAGTGTGTTGGACAACTCTGACGTGACTTCCTGCTCGCGTGCTGAGATTTGGACTCACTTGTTGGTGGAGTGGTTGTAGCTGACCACCTCGGCCAGGATCCACTGCTCGTCTCCGTCCACGGCCTTCACCCTCGCTGCCACCTTGTCGCCCTGTTTGGCCACGTAGTCGCTGCTGGCCGGAGTCGCCCCGCAGAGAGGCGGCGGGCTGAGGGTTCGCACAGAGACgatgttcagtcagtgtttctgcttcGGACGAGCGGCTCACAGTTTAGTGACGTGTGCAGAGCAGCGTCTCTAAAAATATCTCCATCCTTCTTaaagactgaaataaaacacttttaacCACCAGAAACTTTTCACAAGCCGAGAAACAACACGTTCAGTGAGATCAACAGCTAAAAGTGAGGGCCTGAGGGATGACAAGACGCTGATGTTatctgtgttttaatgagacAAACTGACGTTACGACTCGTTACAGTCTGTAACCCCTTCAGCTGTTCTCGCCTCACACTGACGACGCAGCGATCATCTTTCATCTCAATGCATTTCACTCGGGTCGTGACATCAATCTGCGTCGTAACATCTGAAGTTATAAGCCCGTTCCTCGCAGCAGCGTCTCCTGTCTCCAGGTACCTTTCTCCCGGCTTGCCGATCCACAGAGGAAGCGTCATGGCCGACTGCTGGAGGAGCGTCATCAGGACGCCTCGCCTCATCGTCTTCCTGGGAGGGTCGCTGTCGCTGTAAACTCCCGCCATCTTAGcagctgcaaaaaaaagagaaaaactcaAACGTGAATCTGTTCATGACgttaaaaacagcagctgcagatctTGAAAGCTTTGGTTGGATTTTTTCAGCTCCTCTCTTCGTCACTCACATACCgattctcctctcctccaacaGAGACTTGATCTCTGCAATCTTATCGAGAGCGTGACGAAGAATactgaggaagaaaaggaagtgAGTGAGCAAAGAGCATCGCGAGGTTTAactctgcagacagagctgatCTGAGGAGAAGGAACATGTGGAAACTGAGAATTTGAATGTGATGTTTCAGCGTTCAGGAGGCGCCAGAGGACAAACCTTTTGCCAGTTAAATGAAACCAGTTGTCCTTTCATGGCTCCATTAAGTTGGGACCTTATTCAGTTTGTGGCTACTCACCTGCACTCGGCCTCAGCGTCTGCTTTGGCTGTGGTGTACAGACCCCTCAGCTTGGTCCGGTAGTACGGGGAAGCTGAAGGAGACAAGGAACGAGAAGAGAGATTTGAGTGAATCCGGACTGACAGAACAGCAGCGTTTGAAAATGTGAAGACAGTGAGGgctgtctgtcttcctcagaGTCCACAGTGTGTGACTGACTTTTGTTCTCCGTCTGCATCCTCTCATGTGTCTTCTGAATGTTGAGCAGATTATGTTCACTGCGGGACCTCTCCTCCTGAGAAGACACACATGGGGATTATTTAGATTTGGTTAAGGTGAAGCGACTGACTGAGCGTTACAATGACCACGCTGACGCGGTGTCGCGGTGGAACACCTGTTACCTCACCTGGGTCTGTTTGATGAGCTGGTGAAGCTCTGTGAGCAGCTCGGCAATCTTGGTATCAGCTGACATGTCCCCACCTTCAAGGTTTTGGCATTCAGAGTCTTGTTAGAACAGCGTCACAGACAAAACCCCATGTAAAAGAAACTAACTGTAGTCATTTTACAGGTATGAGGCAAAGCTAGAACAATGACCAGAAGCAGTGGGACGAGAACAAATTGTGCTATATATTTTAATAATGTATTATATCACAGATTTGACGAAAACCGAATAGAAAAGTGGATCCTACCGGTTTTTACTGACAGCTCACTACGTTTCTATCTCTCGTGAGTAACGAGGCATCTCTGAATTGACGGATTtctgaatggagtttggtgtaaACGTTGTGATGTGAAAAGATGGCTCGTCCTGAAGCTACAGCGACTACATCATCTTGAGTTTAGACGGCGAAAAATGCACAACTAGTGTCAAAGAGGCTggataaaatgatgatgttACCTTAATTAATGGAAATTAAATGTTCTCGTTAACATTACAGCTCCTGAAGAGCTCACCTTATTTGACTGGGTTAGCCGTCGTTTGTGTCGCTAACATTAGCCAGAGTGCTAACTAAGCGGTGAGATTTGTGCTCGTGCGACAAAAACACTCCGCTAGCTGAGTTCATTTCCACTCTGATAACAAAGAACACGCGATATATTTTATCTTTTCGCAACGCAACATGCACCGTTACTTACTGTGTTAgcttttctgtttatttattgccGACTTGCTAACCACACAAATTAGCGTCTTCTTCTTCGTTGGTGTTACTGGCAGTTAAATCAGGCAGAGTTACACACCGCCACCAGCTGGACGGAGGGTGTACTGCAGGTCTGCAGAAAATGTGAATACCGTTACAGCAGTTGTCGAAAGTAATTGATTACTTTTGTGCttttgcaggacttttacttacCTGTAAtagagtatttgtacacagtgGAAGCCTGTTAGTAATTTTACTTCAAAGATGTGAATACTTCTGCCACCTCTGAGTAACCGTTAGCTTTTCATGTTAACCCTGAAAGTCTTCATCAAAAAGAAATGTCATTGTGACATTTTGGTTCAGTACTTTGTTTGAAGTTgggaaaatgtaatttgattAAAAAGCAGAGCAGAACTACTTCTTTCACTCATGTAAAGGATGTGAATACTCCCTCATGGCTTTGTTGGATCATGTCTATCAAGTGTCTGTAAAGTCTGATCTGAAGTCAGTTTGGAGGTCTTTACAGTGAACGTACAGCGTCACATTGTTGCCCTGCTTGTTTACCAGTTTTAGACCACAGTCCATGTCATACCAGTCCTCCTGAACAACACAGATTAGCTTGTTGACTGAAGAGAAAGTCAAAGCTTTCAGATTACATTCCCGCTCATTCACCTGTTTGACGGCCTCAGGTGGAATCTACAGGtcagaagaaagacagaaaactgtcTCAAAGCCTGTTTTTGTTCTCACTGTTGTATTTGTCATGTCTTTTGTGCTCTTCACAGATCTGCTGATGGCACTTTGGCCTGTGTCTGACTtcatgtacacactgtacaaacCGTCTGCAGATAAACATCCTGTCAATGAACGATTAATGTGTCAGAACGAGGCCGCTGTGTTTATGAATCAGTGTCGTTAGAAATGTGAGCTAATCACAGTTGTAATGATCACACCTTCAGATAACCTGAGCTGTTCGCTGCTTTCCAAACGTCTGGACGTTCAGCGGGAGCGGTGACTTCAGTCCCACGTACATGATTTAACACGTCTGAGCCGACCCAGAATAAAACCTGCTCTTAACCATTAAGCTGCTGGTACCAAAACACTGGGCTGAAACACCAGCGTGGGCTGACTGAGgctgaaagtgaaataaagatgaaacacagagcagactgtGATCCACGAGGCTCGAACGACCTCTTTAAAAGGAGGTCAAagacatgtttgttgttgtcccTCGGTGAAAATCAGGCCATAAAGCTGACACGGTGATGGAGGACATCTTATCTGTGACCTGGTTTACACGCTGTGTGTACTCTGGCTGTGCAGAGCCTGAGGGGAGTGTGTGCTCATgcctgcagacagagctgagggcACACTCTGACACCAAGTCAATATTTACTGAGTCCTGGCCAGACGAGGAGGACGAGACCAAAACTCAGCAGccgaggagctgagaggaaggcCTCCCGCctgaggggagggggcagcGGGAGGGAGCCCCCCCCCCGGCTGTGCGAGGAGTTACAGACATGTGACCGCAGCAGGATGTTTGTCCTCCTCGCTCGGTCACGTCGCCCTCGTCAGGAaactttcagctgtttgcaggagaaagtgagaaacagctgctgtcagtctgcaggaagtgacctgtgacccttcaaaataaagccacGACGGCACTTTTCACTCAATCATGCATAAAGTAACCAGTGAAGAGCAGCTTGAGCCGCTctgagagctgcaggtgtgacGTGCACCTGAGCTCCTCttccagtgtttttccactgagcTCCTCAGCTCTCACGGTAACATCTGAAGAGTATTTCAGCAGCGATGAAGGACGTTATGGTCTGTAATTACAGCATGATGacgtgaggatgaggaggcttcAGAGCGGGAGGCCATCTTCCCTCAGCTGTCATGaacagtgtttgtttccagctgcaCCAGGCAACTCGtgaggctaaaaacagactgaatCATGGGATTTCTGTTTGATCTGACTCATCACAGGATGAATGTGTCGATGAGTGTGAACCGAACTCACTTCCTCCTCTAAACCTGTCAGATGAGTCGTGTCGAGGAGGTGAAAACATCCAGCGCGGCACAGGAATCCATTTATTTCACCAGATTCAGATTTCACTGTGAAAAATCTGACGACACACGTTGATGTTTCACACGTTTCactcagagaggagacaaaagaaacTGTCTTCCTCAATCATCTGACGACCCCTCGGACTGACCTGCTGACCCTCTGGAGGGGCCCGACCCCGAGGTTAGAAACCAGCTCACAGTACATGAAGTATTTAAagtacctccacctgcagcagctccacctgcagcagctccacctgcagcagctccacctgcagcagctccagcagtaacacactgctctgacactgaagcttcagtctgaacaaagtgatgaagacacagaatcagagatcagacacaggagacactttactgcacacacagtacttttactgcatgaagct is a window encoding:
- the sgf29 gene encoding SAGA-associated factor 29, whose translation is MSADTKIAELLTELHQLIKQTQEERSRSEHNLLNIQKTHERMQTENKTSPYYRTKLRGLYTTAKADAEAECSILRHALDKIAEIKSLLEERRIAAKMAGVYSDSDPPRKTMRRGVLMTLLQQSAMTLPLWIGKPGESPPPLCGATPASSDYVAKQGDKVAARVKAVDGDEQWILAEVVSYNHSTNKYEVDDIDEEGKERHTLSRRRIIPLPQWKANPETDPEALFSKDQLVLALYPQTTCFYRALIHTPPHRPQDDYSVLFEDTSYADGYSPPLNVAQRYVVACKENKKK